In the Candidatus Electrothrix sp. GW3-4 genome, one interval contains:
- a CDS encoding SLC13 family permease — translation MEHAVTHASHGTTLFFTGVLVLLIASLALEEKIHAKKSLIVGLFAAVLLFLDGMLGLLPFGPVTLPNGHTLNMPVYIEAIDWGVIAIIIGSSIFVDVTSRSGLFTWIAIKLTKLSCGDPLKLLWYYGIMTVVFSAVLNNVTAMIIVGSLSAVSLKRLQREEQLLGFLLIEGLLTNIGGLLTLISSVPNIIIGTTAGISFMTFFLKASPYVLVATAATIWLGARLFRISKLRDAEEIAAAKQHVAGFDENDGIESQGFFWFGAIMLGAFILVIATTSVLPVVSSLGMGYVALTFALIMLIRFKHEVDQFYKAVDWDLIGFFMALFVVIHMLEYAGVLDLIGQGITRIIGEEESRFGVGALLFSSAAFSSVTDNIPLAAMLGKILAAQGTAADSPLWWSVIFGANLGGNLTPIGSASTLVAVTIIYKHELKLSFGGFVRKALPFAVLHIALATVYVLVFF, via the coding sequence ATGGAACATGCCGTTACCCATGCCTCGCATGGCACCACACTCTTCTTTACCGGTGTTCTTGTCCTGCTGATCGCCTCCCTGGCCCTGGAAGAAAAGATACACGCCAAGAAATCCCTGATCGTCGGCCTGTTTGCCGCTGTCCTCCTCTTTCTGGACGGGATGCTCGGCCTGCTGCCCTTTGGCCCGGTCACCCTGCCGAATGGGCATACGCTCAACATGCCGGTGTATATTGAAGCTATTGACTGGGGCGTGATCGCCATCATTATCGGCTCCAGCATTTTTGTCGATGTGACCTCCCGTTCCGGTCTGTTCACCTGGATTGCCATTAAACTTACTAAACTGTCCTGCGGTGATCCCCTCAAGTTGCTCTGGTATTACGGGATCATGACGGTGGTGTTCTCTGCCGTGCTGAACAACGTGACCGCCATGATTATTGTCGGTTCCTTGTCCGCAGTCTCCCTGAAACGGCTGCAGCGGGAAGAACAGCTGCTGGGCTTTCTCCTGATTGAAGGATTACTCACCAATATCGGCGGCCTGCTGACCCTGATCAGCTCGGTGCCCAATATTATTATCGGGACCACAGCCGGTATCAGTTTTATGACCTTTTTCCTCAAGGCCAGTCCCTACGTGCTCGTGGCCACTGCTGCGACCATCTGGTTGGGTGCCCGTCTCTTCAGGATCAGCAAGTTGCGCGATGCCGAGGAAATCGCCGCTGCCAAGCAGCATGTTGCCGGGTTCGATGAGAACGACGGCATTGAAAGCCAGGGCTTTTTCTGGTTCGGTGCGATTATGCTGGGCGCGTTCATTCTGGTGATTGCCACTACCTCAGTCCTGCCGGTGGTCAGCAGCCTGGGCATGGGCTACGTGGCCCTGACCTTTGCCCTCATCATGCTGATCCGCTTCAAGCATGAGGTGGATCAGTTCTACAAGGCGGTGGACTGGGATCTAATCGGCTTTTTCATGGCCCTGTTTGTGGTGATCCATATGCTGGAATACGCCGGGGTGCTGGACCTGATCGGCCAGGGCATCACCCGGATCATCGGTGAGGAGGAAAGTCGTTTCGGGGTCGGGGCCCTGCTCTTCTCTTCTGCGGCCTTCAGCAGTGTCACGGATAATATTCCGCTGGCCGCCATGCTCGGCAAAATCCTTGCGGCCCAGGGAACCGCAGCGGACTCACCGCTCTGGTGGTCCGTGATCTTCGGTGCCAACCTCGGCGGCAACCTCACGCCCATCGGCAGCGCCTCGACCTTGGTCGCGGTCACCATTATTTATAAACACGAGCTCAAACTGTCCTTTGGTGGGTTTGTTCGCAAGGCCTTGCCCTTTGCGGTACTGCATATCGCCCTTGCTACGGTATATGTACTGGTATTTTTCTGA
- a CDS encoding VF530 family protein, whose protein sequence is MSEEQPNDPLHGVTLKDIVNFLVDCYGWKKLGRWTKIRCFVNNPTINSSLKFLRKTPWARTKVENLYLVTKRNQQNKPKRGG, encoded by the coding sequence ATGAGCGAAGAGCAACCAAATGACCCATTGCACGGTGTAACCTTAAAGGATATCGTCAACTTCCTTGTTGATTGTTACGGCTGGAAAAAACTGGGAAGATGGACAAAGATACGATGCTTTGTTAATAATCCTACAATAAATTCCAGTCTTAAATTTCTCCGAAAAACACCTTGGGCAAGGACAAAGGTAGAAAATCTCTACCTTGTCACAAAAAGAAACCAACAGAATAAACCGAAAAGGGGGGGATGA
- a CDS encoding thioredoxin family protein, with the protein MQAATQRFIRIGTASIGLIGLDVALNTIARQEVSETEAVDFLFSEVRRQNYIPPGNAEKYKEALLTAYRKHCNITTEEEGLVIRIFGTGCVSCNSLQTLVIEILDHLKLAADIEQIHDPDEIGRAGVTMTPALMINGTLKSTGLMPTPAQVEQWIKEANHV; encoded by the coding sequence ATGCAAGCCGCAACCCAACGCTTCATCCGCATCGGTACAGCCAGCATCGGCCTCATCGGCCTGGATGTAGCCCTGAACACCATTGCCCGCCAAGAGGTGAGCGAAACCGAGGCCGTGGATTTCCTCTTTAGCGAGGTCCGTCGCCAGAACTATATTCCACCAGGGAATGCTGAAAAATATAAAGAGGCCCTCCTGACCGCCTATCGCAAGCATTGTAATATCACCACTGAGGAGGAAGGCCTGGTCATCCGCATCTTCGGGACCGGTTGCGTTAGCTGCAACAGCCTCCAGACCCTGGTGATTGAAATACTCGATCACCTGAAGCTGGCCGCAGATATCGAGCAGATTCACGACCCCGATGAGATCGGTCGGGCCGGAGTCACCATGACGCCTGCTCTGATGATCAACGGAACCCTTAAAAGCACTGGCCTCATGCCCACCCCGGCCCAGGTCGAACAATGGATCAAGGAAGCAAATCATGTCTGA
- a CDS encoding mechanosensitive ion channel domain-containing protein, with product MSDQPNLLIAWLEQAGLSHSLAVPLTYTLIIFAVFLAALLATWLVRRFVVSSLIKAIHNNRLSWDDALTDHHFFTRLSWFVPVLIFYVAQDILLPPDSQWLELVPRLIFCGFILAGIRTISALLKATNSIYRFRHLQTGKTIRGYIDAIRIVVYLFGAIFMMSTLTGRSPWGLLSVMGGLTALTMLIFRDTILGFIGAIQLTTNDMIRVGDWIEMASHGADGDVIEVSIHSVRVRNWNKTITTIPTYALIANPFKNWRGMTESGGRRIKRALHLDMTSIRFLSEEELDKLGEIRILRDYLHSKREEIKKYNRARGAEASEAINGRCQTNAGLFRAYIVAWLQEHPKIHKKMTFLVRQLAPGPNGLPMEIYVFSNDQVWANYEALQADIFDHLISILPYFHLRVFQEPSGYDFKVLAHPPQKSAE from the coding sequence ATGTCTGATCAACCGAATCTTCTCATTGCCTGGCTTGAACAGGCAGGTCTTTCCCATAGCCTTGCGGTCCCCCTGACCTATACCCTGATCATCTTTGCGGTCTTTCTTGCAGCCCTGCTGGCAACCTGGCTTGTTCGTCGTTTCGTGGTCAGCTCGCTGATCAAGGCCATCCACAATAATCGCCTGAGCTGGGATGACGCCCTCACAGATCACCATTTTTTCACCCGGCTGTCCTGGTTTGTCCCGGTCCTTATTTTCTATGTTGCTCAGGATATTCTCCTTCCCCCGGATTCGCAATGGTTGGAACTGGTTCCCCGCCTGATCTTCTGTGGTTTTATCCTGGCCGGAATCCGGACAATCAGTGCCCTGCTCAAGGCGACCAACAGCATCTACCGCTTCCGTCATCTCCAAACCGGTAAGACCATTCGCGGCTATATTGATGCCATCAGGATCGTCGTCTACCTCTTCGGCGCTATCTTCATGATGAGCACCCTCACCGGTCGCTCGCCCTGGGGTCTGCTTTCTGTCATGGGGGGCCTGACTGCCCTGACCATGCTCATCTTTCGCGATACCATCCTCGGCTTTATCGGGGCGATTCAGCTCACGACCAATGATATGATTCGAGTGGGGGACTGGATTGAGATGGCGTCTCACGGTGCGGACGGCGATGTCATAGAGGTCTCCATTCACTCGGTCCGGGTACGGAACTGGAATAAGACCATCACCACCATCCCCACCTATGCCCTGATTGCCAATCCCTTTAAAAACTGGCGCGGCATGACCGAGTCCGGGGGACGACGAATCAAACGAGCCCTGCATCTTGACATGACCTCGATCCGTTTTCTGAGCGAGGAGGAACTGGATAAGCTGGGAGAGATTCGTATCCTGCGGGACTATCTCCACAGCAAAAGGGAGGAAATCAAGAAATACAACAGAGCGCGCGGTGCAGAGGCAAGCGAGGCCATCAACGGCCGCTGCCAAACCAATGCCGGGCTCTTCCGGGCCTATATTGTCGCCTGGCTCCAGGAGCACCCGAAGATCCATAAAAAAATGACCTTCTTAGTCCGCCAGCTGGCACCCGGCCCCAACGGCTTACCTATGGAGATCTATGTCTTTAGTAATGACCAGGTTTGGGCCAATTACGAGGCCCTGCAGGCTGACATCTTTGATCACCTGATCTCGATTCTACCCTATTTTCATCTCCGCGTTTTTCAAGAACCTTCTGGATACGACTTTAAAGTGCTCGCTCATCCCCCGCAAAAATCAGCGGAGTAG
- a CDS encoding transposase has protein sequence MHNKNIKRLVQKELKENYPNWNRLNRKTKKEISRKVLAQVAGEYDFKQDISATPDQLLGVEQQVPTKGIISLDQMADIVNESKNNSIIKLFGERRFAKYIKDEELQFIDQLLDNEIINRLLAYDGYSPAMRDFFPHNMFRAELLKTIKYPEISYRKFCDEEYLGLDRKQNRAFIGLSLREKTMIDHTQLSKFRNSLTFVQQINITVYILHHFLQSGMLGDHILHGVDSTELANECKIPLASLNINGQNIRIYNDLDSDCGKRRNKRDKSVYVVGYRLHTLTAIDAETDHSFPIISLLAPANHHDSHFLSLLVDVAQAMGVKMKLITADTAYHDNDGSLYNKTGVYVTTPPCSTVSTPDNVDAVKGTVFCHDECSVPMEYAGVEGNHHEYKCAANTGECLLKGSCPQCRCIPLDRGFFQRIPYHVEQIQEAHDIRKNSERPFNLLKHQTGLETVRVRGQSAITARCTLSSISLLLLKMIGTRKKIPAKKSPQLPLFKMAA, from the coding sequence ATGCATAATAAAAATATCAAACGTCTCGTACAAAAAGAGCTTAAGGAAAACTATCCTAATTGGAACCGGCTGAACCGTAAGACCAAAAAGGAAATCTCTCGAAAAGTCCTCGCGCAGGTCGCGGGCGAGTATGATTTCAAGCAGGATATTTCAGCCACCCCAGATCAGCTGCTCGGCGTGGAGCAACAGGTTCCGACAAAGGGGATTATCAGCCTTGATCAGATGGCCGATATTGTCAATGAATCAAAAAATAACAGTATCATAAAGCTTTTTGGCGAAAGGCGTTTCGCCAAATATATCAAAGATGAAGAGCTCCAGTTTATCGACCAGCTGCTTGACAACGAAATTATCAATCGCCTGTTAGCTTATGACGGCTATAGTCCTGCTATGCGGGACTTTTTCCCTCACAACATGTTCCGTGCCGAACTGCTCAAGACGATCAAGTATCCAGAAATCAGCTACCGAAAATTCTGTGATGAAGAATACCTCGGCCTTGACCGCAAACAGAATCGCGCCTTTATCGGATTGTCATTGCGTGAAAAAACAATGATCGACCATACTCAGCTTAGCAAATTCCGTAATTCCCTCACATTTGTCCAACAGATTAATATTACGGTTTATATTTTGCATCATTTTTTGCAGTCCGGGATGCTTGGTGACCATATCCTGCACGGAGTGGACTCTACCGAACTGGCCAATGAATGTAAAATCCCCCTGGCTTCATTGAATATCAATGGTCAAAATATACGCATTTACAATGATCTCGACAGCGACTGTGGAAAACGACGCAACAAGCGTGACAAATCTGTGTACGTAGTCGGCTATCGTCTGCATACGTTAACTGCAATTGACGCTGAAACTGATCATAGTTTTCCGATCATATCTTTGCTTGCACCGGCAAATCACCATGATAGTCACTTTCTTTCGCTTTTGGTCGATGTGGCGCAGGCTATGGGGGTTAAGATGAAACTCATCACCGCCGATACCGCCTATCATGACAATGACGGATCATTGTACAATAAAACAGGTGTATACGTGACAACTCCACCCTGTTCTACAGTATCTACACCGGATAATGTTGATGCTGTCAAAGGCACTGTTTTCTGCCATGATGAATGTTCTGTTCCTATGGAGTATGCAGGCGTCGAAGGGAATCATCACGAGTATAAATGTGCTGCAAATACAGGTGAATGTCTTCTCAAAGGAAGCTGTCCGCAATGTCGATGCATACCGTTAGACAGAGGCTTTTTCCAGCGAATACCTTACCATGTCGAGCAGATACAGGAGGCACACGATATTCGCAAAAATTCTGAACGACCTTTCAACCTGTTAAAACATCAAACCGGCCTTGAAACCGTTCGGGTTCGCGGTCAGTCCGCGATCACAGCTCGATGTACGCTCAGCAGTATTTCCTTGTTATTGTTGAAAATGATAGGAACCCGCAAAAAAATACCTGCTAAAAAGTCACCGCAACTGCCACTCTTCAAAATGGCAGCATAG
- a CDS encoding cache domain-containing protein, producing MSNIAEVAARVRERIMIDGTSQLYKKEMIRIVLPSVLTILLFVVILFVVALPVVKYNLLAQKKALISGEVQTVISMLRQYNQLVTSGELSLELGQKMAIEQIREIRYGFAGRGYFWINDTHSTMIMHPRLRRLEGKDMSTFTDSEGRYLFKEFIALARSKDGGYAQYYWKWTRGPVHIVPKLSYVKLFKPWGWVIGTGIFFEEINDEIAHLTKGLLCISFIIIAVTLLLSFYIRVLKRTLQYYTKTVA from the coding sequence GTGTCTAATATAGCAGAGGTGGCTGCCAGAGTACGCGAGCGTATCATGATTGATGGGACGAGTCAGCTGTATAAAAAGGAGATGATTCGCATTGTCCTCCCTTCTGTCCTGACGATTCTTCTTTTTGTTGTCATCCTTTTTGTCGTTGCCCTGCCTGTTGTTAAGTATAATCTTCTTGCCCAGAAAAAAGCGTTGATTTCAGGTGAGGTTCAGACCGTTATAAGTATGTTACGGCAATATAATCAGCTGGTAACGTCTGGTGAGCTTTCCCTTGAGCTTGGGCAAAAGATGGCGATAGAGCAGATACGGGAAATTCGTTATGGGTTTGCAGGAAGAGGGTATTTTTGGATTAATGATACCCACTCAACCATGATCATGCATCCCCGTTTAAGGCGACTGGAGGGTAAGGATATGTCCACTTTTACCGATTCAGAAGGCCGATATCTGTTTAAGGAATTCATTGCTCTGGCAAGGAGTAAGGACGGAGGATATGCTCAATATTACTGGAAATGGACAAGGGGGCCTGTACACATTGTTCCCAAGCTTTCTTATGTGAAACTCTTCAAACCTTGGGGCTGGGTTATTGGCACGGGTATTTTTTTTGAGGAAATCAACGATGAGATAGCTCATCTGACAAAGGGGTTACTCTGTATTTCATTTATTATTATTGCGGTTACTCTCCTGCTGTCTTTCTATATAAGGGTGTTGAAAAGAACACTTCAATATTACACAAAAACAGTTGCTTAA